A genomic window from Populus nigra chromosome 7, ddPopNigr1.1, whole genome shotgun sequence includes:
- the LOC133698224 gene encoding F-box/kelch-repeat protein At5g15710-like, with protein MDGSAGESSESGSIVSSSQSSKNGAHDDDGCPRQVSPVRIDGSRNTSPMGRVGLRNTSPSRQKVIKTKPRGLDEETIATFGKVVHPDIQMEDSIWAMLPEDLLNEILVRVPPFMIFRLRSVCKRWNSILQDNSFLKFHSQVPSHGPCLLTFWKNPHTPQCSVFSLPLKAWYRIPFTFLPQWAFWLVGSSGGLVCFSGLDGLTFKTLVCNPLTQTWRTLPSMHYNQQRQLIMVVDRIDRSFKVIATGDIYGDKSLPTEVFDSKLDRWSLHQIMPAVNLCSSKMAYCDSRLYLEALSPLGLMMYRLDTGYWEHIPAKFPRSLLDGYLVAGTQKRLFLVGRIGLYSTLQSMRIWELDHAKITWVEISRMPPKYFRALLRLSAERFECFGQDNLICFTSWNQGKGLLYDVDKKVWSWIAGCALQSYNCQVCFYEPRFDA; from the coding sequence ATGGATGGTAGTGCTGGGGAGTCATCTGAATCTGGGTCTATTGTATCTAGTTCACAATCCTCGAAAAATGGGGCGCATGATGATGATGGGTGTCCGAGGCAAGTGTCACCTGTTAGAATTGATGGGTCGAGGAATACGAGTCCCATGGGTCGCGTTGGATTGAGAAATACTAGTCCTTCCAGACAAAAGGTGATTAAAACCAAACCACGTGGTTTAGATGAGGAAACGATAGCTACATTTGGTAAGGTTGTCCACCCTGACATTCAAATGGAGGATAGCATATGGGCAATGTTGCCTGAGGATCTATTGAATGAGATTTTAGTAAGGGTTCCTCCATTTATGATATTCCGTCTTCGTTCTGTTTGTAAACGATGGAATTCAATTCTCCAAGATAAtagttttcttaaatttcacTCCCAAGTTCCATCTCATGGGCCTTGCCTTTTGACATTTTGGAAGAACCCGCACACCCCACAATGCTCAGTTTTCAGCTTGCCCTTGAAAGCTTGGTATAGAATTCCGTTCACATTTTTGCCACAGTGGGCATTTTGGTTGGTTGGTTCTTCAGGGggccttgtttgtttttctgGACTTGATGGGCTAACTTTCAAAACTTTAGTTTGTAATCCGCTCACACAAACTTGGAGGACATTGCCTAGCATGCATTATAATCAGCAAAGGCAGTTAATAATGGTTGTGGATAGAATAGACCGTTCATTCAAAGTGATAGCCACCGGTGATATTTATGGGGATAAGTCATTGCCTACTGAAGTGTTTGATTCAAAGCTTGACAGATGGTCACTCCACCAGATAATGCCTGCAGTCAACCTTTGCTCCTCAAAGATGGCTTATTGTGACTCCAGACTGTACCTGGAAGCCCTTTCACCGCTTGGTTTGATGATGTATAGGCTTGACACAGGTTACTGGGAGCACATTCCAGCAAAATTTCCCAGGTCCTTGTTGGATGGATATCTGGTAGCTGGCACTCAGAAGCGTCTGTTTTTAGTTGGAAGGATTGGCCTTTATAGTACTCTTCAGAGTATGAGAATTTGGGAATTAGATCATGCTAAGATTACATGGGTGGAGATTAGTAGGATGCCACCAAAGTATTTTCGAGCTCTGTTGAGGTTATCAGCTGAAAGATTCGAGTGCTTTGGACAGGATAACTTGATTTGCTTTACATCTTGGAACCAAGGAAAAGGCCTTCTATATGATGTGGATAAGAAGGTCTGGTCTTGGATTGCTGGATGTGCGCTTCAGTCATACAACTGCCAGGTCTGTTTCTATGAGCCAAGATTTGATGCCTAG